tctgttaattttattatttttttatttgaaagattttggTTCTTCTcagtaaataattttatttttttttttttaatttttcaataacttttgccataatttctttaagaaaatttgaatCAACAACTTTGTTGACTACTACATactaggggtattcacgtaaacgcggaaaacccatagaaaccgtagaattttctatcggtagaaatgagctgCCAAAATTTGTATGGGTAAAATATTCTGCAAATGATAGAATTTTAcctcacaaatttgaagcagaaaccgtagaaaaaaatctgataaactttgggtgagttcaatcacctatcggataagctatctgggatacccgtatctggaatatctttttgaacgcgatttatgtcttattattcagataaccacaaataaaatatgttaatattgaaaagagaatataattttatttgagcAAGTTACaggtttttttattgttgcatcgTATTTCCAAAATTAgcttgaatttaattttgaattgacaaatttttataagtttaattttaCGTTTAACAAACAACTGTTTGTTTTCCACGTTTACGTAAGCCATTTgcggaaatttatatttttctacaaAGTGGAAAATTCTATCGGTGCATGAATACCCTTCCTATTGACAACACTAGGTCCTAGCGATTATAGCAAGTTATAGGAAAGCAATGGGATTGTCATCTTGTTGCACAAAAGAGGATTTTAATTTTCGGTATAGCAGATACGGTAATTTGATGGGGTTTATTATCAGCGCTGTTCCTATTCAAGTGTCTACCAAAAATAAAccggaaaaaataaaactacaattATAGATGTTTCATCACTTATACCAAAAACatgattcataaaattttaaatggaaactgCGTAGATACATGTCCACTTTCTAGATTTTTTGCCATCGCTATAAATGGACTAGCTTGTAATACATATTGGTTTTAGGTAAGAGACTCTCCTTATAACCATTTCAATTTTGAGGAAAACTTTACACCTTTATATTGTTTTTCCCTGGATTTTTTCGAGCTTTATCAAccattttcgtttgaaaaaaaattcacacgGAATTTTTTCCCCCCGGAATAACATAAGcttcaccctaatgaaattaaactgattttttgttcgcacacaaaaaaaaataataacaacaacaacatccacCACTGCAATAACTGCTCATCAACAAGCAGCAAAAACAAATCATCCACCAGTGATcatgatgagaaaaaaaaattgtgtcgcGATGTGTTAAATGGCAATGAGCACAGTGAGTAATCCTTTCTTTTTCCCTCCCCTTTCTTCTTTcacaattagtttttttataatagctGTGGTATTGTGAGTGGAAACTCTTCTTGCAGTACCAGAGTTGTTGTAAATCTGACTCGGATatattgttgattttttttactgaatagcCAACAGGGGCGGATCAGCTCAAATTGTCACTTAGGCATAACACTAgtgacaatttgtttttgtgaagTTTTAATTGGGATTTAGTAAATGAAATCATTATAGATAATTGTCCGAATAGGTTTTAGAtagttttgagttttgaaatggtTTATGAATTCAGGGTCGACTATGCCAACGTTCGTGGGCTAAGATCCAATTTCTGTGACGTGTATATTTACACTGTAcaaaacaggccagctgttttggcaCTGAGTGAAACGCAAATAGGTGAAAATACAGACTGTTCTGAATTTAATCTATTTGGGTATAGCTTGGTGCCATTATTCTTTTCCCACCATGGTCTCGCCGTTTATATTAGAAACGATGTCGCATACcaacttcaaccacaatacGGTCCATGTACAaacacatattttaatttcatgtggttTAAATTCACGGTTAATAAGCGCATCATTCATACCTGTTTTATTTATCGGAGCCCCAATCTGGAcagtaattcaacttctaacgaacttgatgctctgtccgactccattcaaaggattgttaccctttatcctcgcactgaaatcgttattacgggcgatttcaatgtacacaattcttcgtggcttcgcttttctggccagacaacacccgaaggaaggtatgCCGAGATCTTTGCTGAGTTAAACCACCTAACTCAGCTTGTCAACGAGCCGACTCGAATATCGGACGTTAATGGTCGAGCTGAAAACACTCTAGACTTGTTCCTTACCTCTGACCCTGATAAATACACTGTtagtgtattatcgcctctaggcacATCAGACCATTGTGTCATATCAGCGAATTTCTCGTGTCAAACAAacccagttaaagaaaaaacaccAAGAAGAACCGTCTGGCAATACgagaaagccaactgggagggactcaacgaattcttcaaaaactttaactggtcgctatgcttcctcgatagtgacgttgattccagtgctgatatgataacaaatttaattctctccggaatgagaaattttatcccgaatagggttaaaacaatcaaaccgaaagagaatgcatggtttgattcgagctgtaaagaggttatcagggttaaagaggcaagctttcgatgttataaagccaatcccactgaggaaaaccgaaaaaagttcaaacaagctagaaaggccagcaacgcccatattcgacgaaccaaatttttgcatgatcaagaattaaggcaaaaaatactacaatgtcccaaaggtagtaaaaatttttggtcatttgtaaaaaatattcgcaacactacctcgtcgtcggttccaacgctcgttttcaatgacactccatttgttagctctgttgacaaagctaacctacttgcgaggcagttcgctgccaactcaacactgcctgatagtgtcatgactccgccagtacttgagcgcgtaaacggattcatgggacaaatcttctttcgcactcgtacagtagcaagagttcttaaagatcttgacatacacaaatccgctggcccggatagtatcccccccatcgttctgaagaggtgttcttccacgctggcaaaaccactgcgtaagcttttccatctgtcctactctacaggtctctttccgagtggatggagaacagcatttgtccagcctatccccaaaaaaggcgaatcttcctCACCCTCAAACTACCGACCAATcgcacttacgtcccttctttccaaggtcatggaaacgttgattaactttcaacttaagaaatatcttgaggaacggaagcttcttaatgaccggcagtacggctttcgtagcaacaggtccactggtgatctgatagtttatctcaccgagcagtggaacaaatctttacatcgttttggagaaagtaagattgttgcacttgatatttcaaaggcatttgatagagtttggcatcaagctcttctttcgaaaatgcgtgcttttggcgtcgatgaatctcttcttcgttggattagaaattacctttcgaaccgttcaatacaagtcgtattggatggattcaagtctgaaacccacaaaataaatgctggtgtgccacagggctccgttctgtctccgactctctttctcatttttataaatgatctcctgtctgaaacttctaatccactcaactgttttgcagatgatagtaccctcagtttttcatattcgtttcctgATTCTCGCCCAAGTTCTTCGGAAGTGGATCTTGAACGGCTAAATATGAtaaactcattaaattctgatcttaatagcattgtccaatggggaataagaaatcgcgtagaatttaatgcttccaaaactcaatgctgcttactatcattaaagaGGAACATGTCTCCcatgccactatccatgagtggtacttgcatcgaagaaaccgaaaagctttccatcctcggtatgtgcattacaaaccacctcctgtggaatgaacacatatttgacaccgctaaatccgctgcgaaatgtttaggtttcctccgaagatgcaagaaatttttctccccgtctgatctagcaattatttataaggcgtacattcgtccaaagcttgaatataactcccacatctgggcaggtgctccaataacctcgttgagtttcttggatagaatacaaaatagagctataaaaatgataggtgatagatcaataactgatacaattacgtctctcgagcaccgtcgtaacgtctcatgtctcacgttgttctatcgttatttttataagcagtgctccgatgaaatagctagttgcattcctcccctgaaacaattcaaccgtaatactcgcgcttcaaggaatgctcatcagtttacccttgagtccaacttcggacgtaccgtcaaatacagagattccttcttcagccgcactacacgaatgtggaacgcgttacccgcctctgttttcccatcccatttcaaaactcagaacttcaaaactaatgtacatcggtatctcctttcaaacccctccctattttcctaatgctcgtactgtgttcaccatattaagggtacattaatccctttagtgcgcgcttattataaaaaaaaaaaaaaaaaaaaaaaaaaatttagtacaaTGGGTAaactgaactttaaaaaaaaaatcaaaaccagaAATGTTAAGATTAAGTTCATTATCTGGGGCCTattggaaattgtttttttttttttttaagaatattaggCGAGATGGTAATGAAAGGAAATGTATAAATATGCAAGAGTCAAAAGGTGAATTAGGActtcataatttaaaataaaattttaatatgtagttttctttttaatagttaaaattttattataccaaaataatttaaattataaaaaaaaaaaaatagaacatagAAAAATTGCACGGTAGTAACACACATTTTATGAAGTGTTAAAAGCTATGCTTATAACCTGTGATGAGTTATTAAACTCTAATTCTACCTACACAcgcaaaatgttaaaaaataaaaaaaaaaaaatagtacggcAATGATCCAATACATTTATACACAACTCGCTTCCATataaatattaatcaaaaaaaatttaaataaaaggtattaaaataaaaacaataaaaaaataaatcgcgTACATTCATTGTACAATTAATTTTAGGCGCAAAtacataatagaaaaaaaataattgcaaaacatgctgttttatacaatgtattaaaaaaaagtagaaataattttgaaataattaaataaagactgtagttaatttttttaacaaatcaatgaaaaacaaaaaataattaatataataattaaatagtttaatttattataattaaaatatttgaaaggtTATAATAAAATCGTATGAATTgatgaaaggggaaaaaacagatagttattttattcaaatacatttCATTTTGATTAAGATGACCTATAGAGAATATTTATTATCTTCTTTTCTGCCTACAATAATGTACAAATCACACTCAATGTTGATACCATAGTGCAACacaaactattttaaataggtttttttttaatagattttgttttttttttttttttttgaagattaattctttttttaataaaatttaatgcttTCTAGGCTTTACATGTAAATTGCGTTGtgtaattaaattgatttaaaaaaaggaggaaaataaatttatacaaaagcaaaatttcaagtttttgttttattataaaaaactaaGGTTTTACAAATGCAATAGATCACAATGGAAAAAAAGGTAAACCAAAACTATGGTCTTACGTAGtagaagaaacaaatttattatgtaCAGCTATTAAGACACCTCCCCCCAATTCCTTCGAGTTTCCAACATGACGATCCTTTCTATAAACTAACAACTCTTGGCAAAAAAGTTCCGTGTCCAAAAAACTTGGGTTTAACCAGGTTTCTGTCAGAGCAAAAATATCATAGTAAGTACTAGCTATATAACACCtgaatcttatttaaaaaaaattctctatcGTTTTCCGTTTTCCATGATAAGTAGGAACTTTTCACTGGAATGGAAAAGTATTcatcaaaactttaaataagcGATTTTTAAAAGGAACACTCCTAAGAAAATACTGCAAGTACATATAATCAACTCCCACAGAACACAGAAGAGATATGCAAGTGGAtagtattcaatttttttaaatcccaaaaaactgtttttgcaTTGAagcgcattaaaaaaataaataaagtgacattttaagaaatttcctCAGATTAATATCATGTTTACTTAACTTTTTAAGCTCGAAAATAATTTCAACGTTCTTTCATAGACCTGGAGAAAAATAATTACGATTactcgaatttttgaaaacgttgctAAGCATCTGCACCTTGATCATTTACACttctcaattattttattattttaaagcaATGTGGATactcttacttaaaaaaaaatatttaaagtcgTTACGTGCCGTTACTTTTGGCCCTAAAAACCAATTTCCTCTGAAGCATCAAGTTTTAAGTACCTTAATTAAACCATCCGCTTGGGCTGCAGCTTTTTGCACAAATAGACGGACAGAATTGAAGGACTAATTTTCATGTAAATACAATTCTAaccggaaaaattgaatttaaagttcgaaaaattcctcctattttttattatttctcagACGAAAcaatcaactttttttctgaaatttggcgGCGAACACAACTTTCAATTCAGAATATAGACTAATCGTTTTCACTAAGTAGATTTGCAAAAAGTGAAGTAAAGGACACAAGTATTATAAGATCTGAAAGAAACAGAAAGCATTCGTAAAAAGTGATACAGACCAATTATTTTGTGTTTGGACTCGTATAATAATCAAAACATCTCTCAACTTTCAGGACTGTACTTAGATAGACCGATGAAAACTTCCTTCAGAAAAAGAACAGAAGTCATCTGTTTGATGACTACACTCGCGCTTGATATTAATCTGGTTCTCAAAAATGGTCCAAAGATAGATTTCTATTACTTACGCTCAATCACCAATTGTAATACAAAGGAATACTTTTCAGCATGAATTTCGTTAGcttgtctactttttttttaatgaaatacaaTATTTTCTTGTTCACTCAAATCTTGTGGAACTCACCACAAATTTTCATATGGAAACTTTCTCAACTATACATAAAACAAAGCCATATAAAGAATAAAGTGCTAGAATCTCTAGTTATTAtatatttgttttgatttttcaaatgctttaaaatgcttaaaattatgagtttaatatttaaatgtacaaaattatcttttcTGATgtctttaaataaattcaataatcAATCACATTATCACTGAAGTCAAGaaataacttgtttttttgttatcgttttgttttttttttttttaaatacaacttaaagttaatcttaaaaataaaaagagctTAGAGCCTAgttaacaaattaacaaattatttgaaaaatatgatcGAATGCAAATCATATTCAAGTCTTTTAagaatacttaaaaatatttaaaatataataatatttctaATAGGAAATATGATAAGtgcattatctttttttttctacttctaGCTCTTGGTTGATTATATATGTTTTTCAGgcattttgttttgctttaaaTTAAGCTGAACACTTTGCgagaacatttttattatcccaTAGTACTTATTTGAAAACACTTTTAAGAAGCTGGGCACGTTTTTACTGGCTAGTTCGGAACAGAATTGGGGGTACTTTCGGTATGCTGGTTGCATTTCGTCCCATATTGTTAATATATCACATTCATCGCTTTAAAGTTgaagaaaatacaaataaaagcattagtttttggttttagttataaatatttgaaaagtaaCTACTTAGCTGCGTTGGAACAATCACTAAAGGACAATATTAAATACTGGATCTTTAGCTGTGAGCACTGGTTGTAAATTTCGGATGATTGCTGCCGACTGAAAACCGAATAAATGCTTTCGGTTCTTTCgctaagtattaaaaaaaaatgattgaaacacttcaaaaattgtgtacagttttttaaaaacaaataaaatattaataatagctgtgttttattttcctcatgatccagatcattgtttttattagctttacaacaaaaccaggattttgttttgttattgttatgcaaataaattaatgatctgatcgggatcacgaggaaaataaaacacagctaataatgCAAATAGAGTAATTGAAAACTTTATGGGGGACCACTATGGTGACAGCCTAAAAAAGAGCTAATTTTTGGAGTTTTCCTTACAGAAAACTCCTAATGTTCATTCGATAAGTATATTtgtgaaaatattataataggtaaatatgtatgtatgtaatggTAAAATGTTTTGGATCAAAATGTGGAAAATTCAGGGAGTTATTCGCAATCTGccaaagataaaaaaatgataaaaagttTCCTAACTGCTATGAatatgaattaataaaaaaaaaactttaaccaaaCTAAAAGGTATTTCTCCTGCCAAGAAtctcaatcaaaaaaaatttgatgttaaagaaaatttttattttttattatatgtatgtatatttaaaagaaGCTGCAAAAAGTATCAagtcaattagtttttttttttaattgaatcatttatttgcaaaacatgataagtccactttttttcaaaattcgttttttgactaaatttgtactccagggataaccacgtctgtctttaaaatatcaactatctactccatctatatccgattttacagctacgcgaaatatttttttagcatcaaaaacagaataagtcccggacttatcatcttttgaaaataaacaacagcttctttttatgtaaatggtatattagattaatggctgaaaatcttaagtttaaagctactttaaagttaaattagcagtccggacattgtattttattctcaaatacaattgtttgatagactggggctaaaagcaaaattgcatatccatttaaaaactaatttcacatccgtttattttcaaagtatgataagtccaaaagcgtttttattttttatcttttgagctatcgctccaaaaattaaaaacgaaacggtattttgtagctaggcaagagttctacagaatatattttttataaatttttctacgcatatcaaaagaaaatagaacgtttttttcttctcctgaaaaatttaaaatcatggacttatcatgttttgcaaataaatgattcaattatacCTACTGCAGCAAATTTTAAGatcaagttttgaaaaaaccgAGTTTAATTTGCGAATTTGCGAGATTGAGAGTCAGATTTGAGAATCTGACAGCTAAAAgagggggtgaagaggggaaaaagtgcaaaaatctcagatttcgtGATCTATTTGCGACTtgggctttaaaaaaaatggattcgagattcaaaaatctgaatgtcgatttttatcaagattcacacaTACAAGCACACGCACTTTCATACAAACTCCTCTGTTTTACATTTgcctgaacatttgttgttgttttattttaaaatgtttatatagATTTTTGGTGATATCAAGCTAAGATTCAATACCTTATTTGGTGCATATCCAAATGTGCATGATTAACAATTGGCCTTTTAGTTGTCAAATGAACAGTTCCAATGATATCAACAGGACctgcaaataattaaaaaaaaaaaacattcaaattaaaaaataaaaccaaaataggaaatttaaaaatacctacccccaaaaactgcatttttctcTGTATTTAGATTAATCCATTCTAACATGTTTTCTAGTTCATCACTATGAGTTTTGGACGGCAAATATTCTTCATATACATTCTACAAATAgcaattcaaattttatttaacatgagaggtataaaaaatatttcttttatttttaactcaCCACAACCCCTGGGTCAACAATGCTTGTAAGAAAAACAGCAAGCGATattgataaaaacaaattactatGTTTGTGATTTCTTAGTTTTGAATAAAGCGTCGGTGCTAGTACACAACCTTGAGTATAACAtaagaaaaacaatttctttATACTGAATCCAATAAAAATGAATACAGCAAATTGAGCTAAGCTATACAAGTAGTGATAGCTAAATGTTGAATCTGTTTTCGAATTAGATTTTGGCCACTGTGTTTTCTTTTCAGGTTCTTTTGGTTTACTTTCTAATAAATCTGCATCTACAGTAGGTTTCTCTTCATTTTCAACCTGACTTTCAGGTTTCGATGAATGATCTGCAGATGTACTCGtattttctctttttaaatCTAGCCCTGAATCGAACTGGTTTTCATGCTTTCGTTCCTTATTGGtttctttaatttgttttttaaggcaTTTAATTTCATTAAGAAATGATTCGTGTTCTTTTCCGAcatcttttttcattttgtttcgttCCTCTTTGTATTTTTGGAATTCATAATCGCACTTTTCCAACAAATCGAGACATTCTTTAAGTGCCTTTTCGGTTTTCTCATTCGACATGTCTTTCATTGAAATGTGATTCTCTTCAAGAAACTCTTCCAAAACGTATTTTTTTGCTCTTTCCACATAATCGGTGTCTTCAGATTTTGGAGTCTGTATTCGCCattttcggagaaattttgccAACAGAACAACTCCATACAGGCAGTAGGGTTTGGCAAATAGAATTTTAATCACCTCCCACACATCATAGATATCCACTTCAGCATAATCTGAATTACACGCGAGAAGACATGTTGTGAAGTTGGTTTTTCGTTGCAATGTCCACTGCAATACCAAGTCGCGATATACCGAAAACGGATTATCTGTTGAACTCGCATAGCCAGATTTTTCTAATAAATCTATAATAGTTCCCTGCGAACTGATGGCCAGTAGAATACCGAGAGTGAtgctttttaagaaattatccGATCTTGACTGTGATTTGTATATTCGAACTAAGCTTATGAAGAAAAGTGCAAATGCCGGTCCGTTTTGCCATGCAaagaaatactttttattttcgtatgtgaaataataagctaGAATGTTTGAGAGGAATTGAGTTATTGTGTAATCGATTGAAAATCGGCTCGAAACTAGACCGAGACTCCATGGAGTAATTAAAATTAGAACTTGAGTTGCGTAAACGACCGATGAAAATTGCCAACAAAGCAATGAGGCGGTTGTTAAAATAGTAAGTTTTATTAtctaaaaagaaattattatttatgtttgttatgaataaaatttgtgttAAACTAACCATAATTGGATTGAAATAATGCTGATTTGGTTTTTTACTCTTTGAAGCTTTATTGATGCAAATGCACAAATAGAACATTTGCCAAAAAATTAATGGGAATGCGAAGTTTTCTCTTGCTACTGGACGATCGTagattttagaaacatttttatgaaaGATTATATAAGATGCTACGGCGTAGATACCACCTAGAAGATTTTCACTGTAACGAAAAAcgaatgtataaaataaaaaattgaaattaaatgcacgaatattgttattttaataagcattttaaattcataatttttagcCCAGTTATCTCTCATTTATACAGGgtagggtggtccaattttttggtttttacatttccgttgttccccactcaaaaattggttgcatatgtgttttgtattacacacgtgaaatttcagctttttaggtgaagtgtaagtgggcgctcaacaggctcaaagtttttgctcagatgctggtatagctgggtcctcatgcctagtaattaactcttgttttgatttatcaagtgaattaagttatgatgtggtaaagtttttcataaaaaaccaatagttaagtgatattttcacagataataatttttgttcatttaaattcgtctgtaagtattttttgcttaaatttatcaaaacagaattaatcaataaaatacgagctagtgactcaaaaccaaagaaacgtgaaaatcatttacttggttgtcgggaacatgcgtgcttatcatgtttaagccaaattccaacctcaagccaagtcctaatacaatataatcagatattaagggtaaggtaagggtaacaaagtctaatattccaaagctgatgagcgccctcttccttttagttttgaaggctaaaactttcagcatatgttggtattgatgtctgtagcaaaataatgggtggggaactaatgaattatatggtttatttttttgccttataacgtggaccacactaatacagggtgtcccaaaagttaacgtcgaaacgaaaacggtagataggctaggtggtgacagttatcagaaaaataataaaaaaaatcgcagccatatattttgggagttatgggcatttgaaaaaagtcgaaaaaatggtcaccctgtgacggtttttcatgtgccgtgactacaaatcttaatttttctcatttttttttcttttgttacggagccttgaataaccctgctatcaaatgcattcaaaaattttaactcagctgcatcagttttaaagaaaatattacttttttacccaacttagtactaaaaaaatctacatgaatctaattcaatgagccgtagtgtaaaaaaaatgcactacgatgtttcggcaagttgccttaaaagtcggtgtgttcaattctcttttcaaaatggtataacattgttgggaatatttcataaataaccgagatttcttaagaaattcgacttttttttaggtaatttttccatattatttaattttttgtattttgaatggttctgaaagggtataaaacttgaataatatggaaaaattacctcataaaaaagtcggattttttaagaaaaaaatgcccataactcccaaaatatatagctgcgattttttttattatttttcttataactgtcaccacctaccctatctaccgttttcgtttcgacgttaacttttaggacaccctgtatagttaTCTCTCATACTAAAGAGGCAAAAACAAGAGATCGTCAAACATTACAACATGCCCAACTACTAAACAGATCTGGCATAAACTGgatcaaaaaaaacttatgtttTCTATGTGTAGATTGTAATAGGTTTAATAACTGGATACTGTCGCATAGACAGACACGCCGTAAGTTGTTTTAAAGGAGAAGAAGAAGGTACAATATAACACCTTCCATGCTCATATCTTGCTATTTCCAGTTAACGCAAATTATGCTTGGAAAAATACTCAACACAGACAGCTTCAATTAGtgaggaaatttttttgcaatattatggaattACAACAGGCCAATAAGATGTTTTAATCCGTCAGCTGTTTTcttgacagccatttctacctaagcttatttgatgtttttaatGGTAGGGTTGACTTCCAAGTACAATATACCAAAATTTTCGAAACATTGggaaattttggaaaatctttTATGACAATTTAGAAGTTACTTCCAAGTTTCAAAAAGAGAATTTTTAGCGAAACGttggataaaatatgaattgagttttttttaattaattgctaTGTAGGGAATTGATCATTTAAGCCCAATAATAGAATTTCgtctttttttgtactttccTCATTTTGATGGTCTAAATCGGTATAGTTGAAACTCTAGAACCTTGTCTTGGAAAACACTGCCttgaaaatgcaaatttttttattatgctgaacacgatggcgttcttagtttttcaAAGTTGGCTCAGTTAAGAAAGATTTTGGCCTCTGAAGTTTTCCataacaatttattaaaattgattaaaaattgatatagattatatgaaattttaatgatttttagtAGGAAGTAACTTTAAAATAGTATCATTTTATTGAAACATTGGATATAAAACTGGAATAATAAAATTGGATGAAAATCGGAGCAAAATGTA
This DNA window, taken from Episyrphus balteatus chromosome 2, idEpiBalt1.1, whole genome shotgun sequence, encodes the following:
- the LOC129910623 gene encoding C-mannosyltransferase dpy-19 homolog, with product MKQKHYLLLILSHAFIAVGCFFLYVYHVRSIFETRHNFGHITTLEREALLRKEDALYYSFYKTIVQEADFYQGYQKLLNVTTIEYPHSVNVVHRFHVFPEIAIGYLYHKFKSLSKSLGDSSVSCWTDDSNPLSEPVITCDGLGEPFHFYLEFVWMFGGFTVFLIYMYASFLSENLLGGIYAVASYIIFHKNVSKIYDRPVARENFAFPLIFWQMFYLCICINKASKSKKPNQHYFNPIMIIKLTILTTASLLCWQFSSVVYATQVLILITPWSLGLVSSRFSIDYTITQFLSNILAYYFTYENKKYFFAWQNGPAFALFFISLVRIYKSQSRSDNFLKSITLGILLAISSQGTIIDLLEKSGYASSTDNPFSVYRDLVLQWTLQRKTNFTTCLLACNSDYAEVDIYDVWEVIKILFAKPYCLYGVVLLAKFLRKWRIQTPKSEDTDYVERAKKYVLEEFLEENHISMKDMSNEKTEKALKECLDLLEKCDYEFQKYKEERNKMKKDVGKEHESFLNEIKCLKKQIKETNKERKHENQFDSGLDLKRENTSTSADHSSKPESQVENEEKPTVDADLLESKPKEPEKKTQWPKSNSKTDSTFSYHYLYSLAQFAVFIFIGFSIKKLFFLCYTQGCVLAPTLYSKLRNHKHSNLFLSISLAVFLTSIVDPGVVNVYEEYLPSKTHSDELENMLEWINLNTEKNAVFGGPVDIIGTVHLTTKRPIVNHAHLDMHQISERTESIYSVFSRQQSSEIYNQCSQLKIQYLILSFSDCSNAANDECDILTIWDEMQPAYRKYPQFCSELASKNVPSFLKVFSNKYYGIIKMFSQSVQLNLKQNKMPEKHI